From one candidate division WOR-3 bacterium genomic stretch:
- a CDS encoding ABC transporter permease, with the protein MNIRTHTYGSIAFVERNFALVRRYIGWEAVFLSYNVVNALAIGLIGARIGKEMVMYLVVGAMVWGFLSILFHEISESIAWERWEGTIEYTFMAPISRFTHLIGNCLWAVVYGVIRSSLILIIIVLFFGISIKGANLPGLLVVLIVSGLSFVGLGLIAAVLPLLSTEKGAYATHIMEAGLLLISGVYYEIDVLPVWIRPLSYLSPATYTLRSMRAALLDGAGFGELLPVILLLLVTGLLLIPVGMLVFSRAEYYAKKKGKLKRSG; encoded by the coding sequence ATGAATATTAGAACTCATACATATGGATCGATCGCTTTTGTGGAGCGCAATTTTGCGCTGGTGCGGCGTTACATCGGTTGGGAAGCCGTATTCCTGTCCTATAACGTCGTGAATGCTCTTGCGATCGGACTGATTGGCGCACGCATCGGAAAAGAAATGGTCATGTATCTTGTGGTAGGCGCAATGGTCTGGGGATTTCTTTCCATTCTGTTCCACGAAATATCCGAGTCGATCGCCTGGGAGCGCTGGGAAGGTACGATAGAGTATACTTTTATGGCACCGATCAGCCGCTTTACACATTTGATCGGCAACTGTCTCTGGGCGGTTGTATACGGCGTAATTCGCAGCAGCCTCATACTGATAATCATCGTATTGTTCTTCGGTATTTCGATCAAGGGTGCAAACCTGCCGGGCTTGCTTGTTGTCCTGATTGTCTCCGGATTGTCGTTTGTTGGTCTGGGGCTTATTGCTGCAGTGCTACCCCTGCTCTCTACTGAAAAAGGCGCTTATGCGACTCATATCATGGAAGCCGGGCTGCTTCTCATCTCCGGTGTTTATTACGAGATTGACGTGTTGCCGGTCTGGATTCGTCCATTGAGCTATCTTTCACCAGCCACCTACACACTTCGATCAATGCGGGCCGCACTATTGGACGGCGCCGGATTCGGCGAACTGTTGCCGGTTATCCTGCTTCTTCTGGTAACTGGATTGTTACTCATTCCGGTTGGCATGTTGGTCTTTAGCCGTGCAGAGTACTACGCAAAGAAAAAAGGCAAGCTGAAGCGTTCGGGATAG
- a CDS encoding UDP-3-O-acyl-N-acetylglucosamine deacetylase, protein MAKVRFTGSCLSGGNSVVEIEDGEGFGLYMHQDSTTPVNIPYDIGSIRVSNHSVTIGERNQLHVVEHLFSALFGLSIYGVRIDVHGNEIPFFDGSSQDFVRSLVDLDYDRGLGVRPPNRVEVAAGNGSISYVPLETDDLIIEMSLTHPHIGTQKIVLNIDRDTYCKEVAPARTFVFTDDDDQRLRKLPPYGMGITGNRVYSTSPPRFPDEPVRHKLLDLLGDLYVLRKRLSGRITAVNTSHQLNVKFASELLRSLEGVHEKK, encoded by the coding sequence ATGGCTAAGGTCAGATTTACAGGGTCCTGTTTGAGCGGTGGTAATAGTGTTGTTGAGATCGAAGATGGAGAAGGATTCGGTCTGTACATGCACCAGGACTCCACCACGCCAGTGAACATACCGTATGATATTGGCAGTATCCGCGTTAGTAACCACTCGGTGACGATCGGTGAGCGAAACCAGCTTCATGTTGTCGAGCATCTTTTCTCAGCACTTTTCGGTTTGAGCATTTATGGCGTCCGGATTGATGTACACGGTAATGAAATACCTTTTTTCGACGGCTCGAGCCAGGATTTTGTGCGCTCCCTGGTAGATCTGGACTACGACCGCGGGCTAGGCGTTCGACCTCCAAATCGCGTTGAAGTCGCGGCAGGGAATGGCAGTATTTCATATGTTCCGCTGGAAACGGACGATCTGATAATCGAGATGTCGTTGACCCATCCTCATATCGGTACGCAGAAGATCGTGCTCAATATCGACCGGGATACGTACTGTAAAGAGGTCGCTCCGGCACGGACCTTTGTCTTCACTGATGACGACGACCAGCGCCTCCGGAAATTGCCGCCTTACGGCATGGGCATCACCGGTAACAGGGTATATTCAACATCGCCGCCGCGTTTTCCCGACGAGCCGGTGAGACACAAGCTATTAGACTTGCTTGGTGACCTTTATGTGCTCAGGAAACGGCTCAGCGGAAGAATAACTGCTGTGAACACATCGCATCAATTGAACGTTAAGTTCGCCAGTGAACTATTACGCTCCCTGGAGGGTGTACATGAGAAAAAATAA
- a CDS encoding ABC transporter ATP-binding protein, producing MEAVKCEGLVKTFGKNGRKISAVNRISFAVKRREVFGIVGPNGSGKSTLIRILSTLLIPDAGSAHIFGHDVVREYGAVRRLINRVSVDAAFFKGISAWENLRYAARLYGLGKKDAKERSLDILGRLGFAEKRLHEPLEDLSRGMQQKVAIARAFFTAPMLLLLDEPTTGLDPRSKLDVQNYVRESMTGSGNDLTIILTTHDMREAEVLCDRVAIIIDGRFVTLGSPLQLRNNYGKPALEDVFLDLTGREWKEIEDEY from the coding sequence ATGGAAGCTGTAAAGTGTGAGGGTTTGGTTAAAACCTTTGGCAAGAACGGGCGTAAGATCTCGGCAGTCAACCGCATAAGTTTCGCGGTCAAGAGAAGAGAAGTGTTCGGTATTGTCGGACCAAATGGTTCGGGTAAGAGCACGCTCATCCGCATTCTTTCTACACTGCTGATCCCGGACGCTGGAAGTGCTCACATATTCGGCCATGACGTCGTGCGCGAATACGGTGCAGTCCGTCGACTCATCAACAGAGTAAGTGTCGATGCGGCTTTCTTCAAGGGCATTTCAGCCTGGGAGAATCTACGTTACGCTGCACGCCTGTATGGATTAGGAAAAAAGGATGCAAAAGAGCGGTCACTTGACATCCTGGGCAGGCTCGGGTTTGCCGAGAAACGGCTACACGAGCCACTTGAAGATCTGTCGCGCGGTATGCAGCAGAAGGTAGCGATCGCACGGGCATTCTTCACGGCGCCAATGTTATTGCTTCTGGACGAACCGACAACCGGCCTCGACCCGCGCTCCAAACTGGATGTACAGAACTATGTTCGTGAGTCAATGACTGGCAGCGGAAATGATTTGACGATCATTCTTACTACCCACGATATGCGAGAGGCCGAGGTGCTGTGCGACCGTGTTGCGATTATCATTGATGGCCGTTTTGTCACCCTGGGCAGCCCACTGCAATTAAGGAACAATTACGGGAAACCGGCTCTCGAGGATGTCTTTCTTGACCTTACCGGGCGTGAATGGAAGGAGATAGAGGATGAATATTAG
- a CDS encoding DUF2490 domain-containing protein, giving the protein MPRYPPGKRENPVNFACAALILCVILLLLPNLGSASATGRFWSYFNVTSLISPKWAIVTMPGFRYEFARSDDPNMLPAKGVYFYEFFIGPVFTKTSGAFTFKLPVWYYYMGFPSEGTYFYSHNIEILPILSYRLGRTTLTSRTIFHNTVYASVYQTPEMRSGYSLVIRQLLQIAHEIDERTTVILADEPFFGTIEDGQAPPNPIGFWPSGFRLNRVYAGLQYRITPTIIISAQYVFETAHDEGAVTDVNQYLFITLSYVLKLF; this is encoded by the coding sequence GTGCCACGATATCCACCCGGTAAACGGGAAAACCCGGTCAATTTTGCATGTGCTGCCCTGATTCTGTGCGTGATATTGCTGCTTCTACCCAATTTAGGCAGCGCATCAGCGACCGGCAGGTTCTGGTCGTATTTCAACGTAACATCATTGATCAGCCCGAAATGGGCAATTGTCACAATGCCGGGCTTTCGCTACGAATTTGCCCGAAGCGACGACCCGAACATGCTGCCGGCCAAAGGTGTGTACTTCTATGAATTTTTCATCGGTCCTGTCTTCACAAAGACATCCGGCGCATTCACTTTCAAGTTACCCGTCTGGTACTACTACATGGGATTTCCTTCTGAAGGCACATATTTCTATTCCCATAATATCGAAATCCTCCCGATCCTGAGTTATCGGCTTGGCAGAACGACACTCACGAGCCGAACAATATTCCATAACACAGTCTACGCCAGTGTTTACCAAACACCGGAAATGCGCAGTGGATATTCGCTCGTCATCCGACAGCTACTCCAGATCGCCCATGAAATAGACGAACGGACAACTGTGATCCTCGCGGACGAACCCTTTTTTGGAACGATCGAAGACGGACAGGCACCGCCAAACCCGATTGGTTTTTGGCCCAGCGGCTTCAGGTTGAACAGGGTATATGCTGGTCTTCAATACAGAATAACGCCCACCATCATAATATCTGCTCAATACGTGTTCGAAACGGCACATGATGAAGGTGCCGTGACGGATGTCAACCAATACCTATTCATAACTTTGTCCTATGTTCTGAAATTGTTCTAA
- a CDS encoding PASTA domain-containing protein, whose product MYYNGTRIFLVSFFVSLLTSVVVCAVFFFVLPFAGRGADKVVPDVIGSNQEQARVIAESRDLLLVVGGQEENEEVPPNLICRQTPLPGSVVKNRSTITVFLSKGSSQIVLPDLRGEGLSEATVRLTELGLNIGEVKSEENAEIQKDRIISTIPAAGTKVRRGEKIAVILSRGVQTAEVPRCIGKSFSSAKRIIESSGFVVGNVRYEVSTEFNVGIVMSQNPAAGRQASKGSAVDLVVATVLE is encoded by the coding sequence ATGTACTATAATGGCACGAGGATCTTTCTGGTTTCTTTCTTTGTTTCGCTACTCACTTCAGTTGTCGTCTGCGCAGTCTTCTTTTTTGTGCTTCCTTTTGCGGGAAGAGGTGCAGATAAGGTAGTCCCCGATGTGATTGGTTCAAATCAGGAACAAGCGCGGGTCATAGCGGAATCACGTGATTTGTTGCTTGTTGTCGGTGGACAAGAGGAAAACGAAGAAGTACCTCCTAATCTGATCTGCCGGCAGACACCACTGCCTGGGTCGGTAGTCAAAAACAGGTCGACCATTACCGTGTTTTTGTCGAAAGGATCGAGCCAAATAGTCCTACCGGACTTACGCGGTGAGGGTTTGAGCGAAGCTACGGTACGGCTGACAGAACTGGGATTGAATATCGGGGAAGTGAAGAGTGAGGAGAATGCTGAGATTCAGAAAGATAGAATAATCTCAACAATACCGGCTGCAGGTACTAAGGTCAGAAGAGGTGAAAAGATCGCCGTTATACTCAGTCGAGGTGTGCAGACCGCGGAAGTGCCGAGGTGTATTGGGAAATCCTTTTCGTCTGCCAAGAGAATAATCGAAAGCAGCGGTTTTGTAGTAGGTAATGTCAGATACGAGGTCAGTACAGAATTCAATGTGGGCATAGTGATGAGCCAGAACCCGGCAGCGGGAAGGCAGGCAAGCAAGGGGTCGGCTGTCGACCTGGTTGTAGCTACGGTTCTCGAATGA
- a CDS encoding S9 family peptidase, which produces MRKNNLVFLFLFSLSIFRYGVEAADIHIPDTPVASIKPHIDTVHGDIRVDNYYWLRQKDDPAVIDYLRAENEYTSAMMKDTESLQDSLYREMLSRIRETDLSVPVRLDDYYYYSRTEEGMEYPVYCRKKVSLDSTEQILLDMNELAEAYAYLELGVYEISPSHRYLAYSIDTSGAELYTLHIKDLDKNTLLGETVDNVGYQAAWANDDQTIYYTVLDEAKRSYELCRHTLGTESSLDSVIYHEEDEAFWVDVRKTKSEQYVLMNTSSHTTTEFYYLDADAPQLGFTIFRPREPGVEYYIDHRDEKFYIMTNDSALNFKLMETSVGEPSMINWREVIPPRDSVMITDFDVFEKYLVVYERKDGLERIRVLDVAGNVDYYIEFSEPVYTLWTVRNPEYRTDLLRFEYTSLITPRTVFDYNITTRSREMKKQYEVLGGYDSGKYISERIFARAGDGTMIPISMVYRNGIERTGDNPFLLTAYGAYGYSSEAYFSSNRLSLLDRGIIYAIAHVRGGGEMGKSWHRQGQFLNKINTFTDFISCARHLIEKRYTSNNRLVISGGSAGGLLMGAVVNMHPELFKAVVADVPFVDVINTLLDSTIPLTVVEYTELGSPFEKEFYEYMKSYSPYDNVAAMDYPDMLIVAGFNDPRVQYWEPAKWVAKLRALKTDDNLLLLKINMDAGHIGASGRYGYLRYVAFEFAFVMKVLGINE; this is translated from the coding sequence ATGAGAAAAAATAATCTGGTTTTTCTATTCTTATTCTCCTTGAGCATATTTCGATATGGCGTTGAGGCAGCGGATATTCATATTCCAGATACCCCTGTGGCAAGCATAAAACCGCATATAGACACGGTGCACGGGGATATTAGAGTTGACAATTATTACTGGCTCAGACAAAAGGACGACCCCGCGGTGATCGATTATCTTCGTGCAGAGAACGAATACACTTCGGCGATGATGAAAGACACCGAATCGTTGCAGGATAGTCTGTACCGGGAAATGCTTTCGCGTATCAGAGAAACCGATCTTTCTGTTCCTGTGAGATTGGATGATTACTACTACTATTCGCGAACCGAAGAAGGTATGGAATATCCAGTCTACTGCCGGAAAAAAGTGAGCCTCGATAGCACTGAACAGATCTTACTCGATATGAATGAGCTGGCAGAAGCGTACGCATATCTGGAACTGGGTGTATATGAGATCAGCCCCAGCCACAGATATCTTGCTTACTCAATAGACACGAGCGGAGCCGAACTGTACACCCTGCACATTAAGGATCTGGATAAGAATACTCTGTTGGGTGAGACGGTCGACAACGTGGGTTATCAGGCGGCGTGGGCAAACGATGACCAGACCATCTACTACACCGTCCTTGATGAGGCGAAACGATCCTACGAGTTATGCAGACACACGCTGGGCACGGAATCAAGCCTGGACAGCGTAATATACCATGAGGAAGACGAGGCGTTCTGGGTGGATGTAAGAAAAACAAAGAGCGAGCAGTATGTGCTAATGAATACGAGCAGTCATACGACGACCGAATTCTATTATCTTGATGCAGATGCACCGCAGCTTGGCTTTACCATATTCAGACCACGCGAGCCGGGGGTCGAATACTACATAGATCACCGCGATGAAAAGTTCTATATCATGACGAACGATAGTGCATTGAATTTCAAGTTGATGGAAACCTCTGTTGGGGAACCCTCAATGATAAATTGGCGGGAAGTCATTCCCCCTCGAGATTCGGTGATGATTACCGATTTTGACGTTTTTGAAAAATATCTTGTAGTATATGAGAGGAAAGATGGTTTGGAGAGGATTAGAGTATTGGATGTAGCCGGAAATGTTGATTACTACATTGAGTTCTCTGAGCCTGTTTATACTTTGTGGACTGTCAGGAACCCTGAGTACAGGACCGATTTGCTGCGTTTCGAGTACACGTCGTTGATAACACCGAGAACGGTGTTCGATTACAATATAACGACTCGCTCTCGAGAGATGAAAAAGCAATACGAGGTCCTGGGTGGATACGATTCGGGAAAGTACATTAGTGAAAGGATTTTTGCACGGGCCGGAGATGGAACGATGATCCCGATATCGATGGTATATCGAAATGGGATAGAGAGAACCGGTGACAACCCGTTTTTGTTGACCGCATATGGCGCGTATGGTTATAGTTCTGAAGCGTATTTTTCGTCTAATCGCCTCAGCCTGTTGGACCGAGGGATAATTTATGCGATCGCCCATGTACGGGGCGGTGGTGAGATGGGCAAGTCGTGGCATAGACAAGGACAGTTTCTTAACAAAATAAATACCTTCACTGATTTCATTTCCTGCGCCCGGCACTTGATTGAAAAAAGGTATACTTCAAACAACCGTCTTGTAATATCGGGCGGAAGTGCGGGCGGCTTGCTGATGGGTGCGGTCGTCAATATGCATCCGGAACTGTTCAAGGCCGTTGTTGCTGATGTACCGTTCGTTGATGTCATCAACACGTTGTTGGATTCTACGATCCCTCTGACCGTCGTTGAATATACGGAGTTGGGGAGTCCCTTTGAAAAGGAATTCTATGAGTACATGAAATCCTACTCGCCGTACGACAATGTTGCGGCCATGGATTACCCGGATATGTTGATCGTTGCCGGTTTCAATGACCCGCGGGTTCAATACTGGGAACCGGCAAAGTGGGTGGCAAAATTGCGTGCTCTAAAAACAGACGATAATCTCTTGCTGCTGAAGATCAATATGGATGCCGGGCACATTGGTGCATCAGGCAGATACGGCTATTTGAGGTATGTGGCGTTCGAGTTCGCGTTTGTAATGAAGGTACTCGGGATCAACGAATAG
- the era gene encoding GTPase Era, producing MKAGYVTIIGKPNVGKSTLLNRLLGTKISAVTSKPQTTRNRILGILTENENQACFIDTPGIIKPEYELQQNMVGQIKSAIADADVLILMIDPWFKNERSYWQFTGLAENIPLIVAINKIDLVSKNTLLPLIESFKSRKIKDIIPVSALNGDGIEHLKELIFAALPEAEFFYPEEDISDAPERFFVADLIREKIFETFKKEIPYASCVLIDDFKEREKGKDYIRAVIYVERNSQKAILIGKKGNALKKVGEKARREIESFLGRTVYLELWVKVKEKWRKNKKFLKELGY from the coding sequence ATGAAAGCCGGCTATGTAACCATAATAGGCAAACCTAATGTAGGCAAGTCAACATTGCTCAACCGATTGTTAGGGACAAAGATCTCGGCCGTAACATCCAAGCCGCAGACGACCAGAAACCGTATCCTTGGAATCCTAACCGAGAACGAAAACCAGGCATGTTTTATTGACACGCCCGGCATAATAAAACCCGAATATGAATTGCAGCAAAATATGGTCGGACAGATAAAGAGTGCGATAGCCGACGCCGATGTTTTGATATTGATGATCGACCCATGGTTCAAGAATGAACGCTCATACTGGCAATTCACCGGTCTCGCTGAAAATATCCCGTTGATCGTTGCGATCAACAAAATCGATCTTGTATCAAAGAATACGTTGTTGCCGCTAATAGAAAGCTTCAAATCAAGGAAGATCAAAGACATAATACCCGTATCGGCACTGAATGGCGACGGTATTGAACACCTGAAAGAATTAATATTTGCAGCCCTACCGGAAGCCGAGTTTTTCTACCCAGAAGAAGATATTTCTGACGCACCGGAACGATTCTTCGTCGCCGACCTCATCCGTGAGAAGATCTTCGAGACCTTCAAAAAAGAGATACCGTATGCGAGTTGCGTGCTCATCGATGATTTTAAGGAACGCGAGAAAGGTAAAGATTATATCCGGGCAGTCATCTACGTTGAACGTAACTCACAGAAAGCGATTTTGATCGGCAAAAAAGGTAACGCTCTGAAGAAAGTAGGAGAAAAAGCGCGGCGTGAGATTGAAAGCTTCCTGGGGCGGACCGTATATCTCGAGCTGTGGGTTAAAGTCAAAGAGAAATGGAGGAAGAACAAGAAATTCCTGAAAGAATTGGGTTACTGA
- a CDS encoding adenosine-specific kinase, whose product MEIKKIGIEIPEGINLICGHAHFIKTAEDLYEALINSSAQIAFGIAFCEASSACLVRFEGNDPDLVQMAQKYALEVGAGHFFIVFIKNAFPINVLGSIKACPEVVNIFCATANPIEIIIVEGNQGRGVIGVIDGYTPKGIEDEKARKERYDFLRKIGYKL is encoded by the coding sequence ATGGAGATAAAAAAAATAGGGATTGAGATCCCCGAAGGCATTAATTTGATCTGCGGACATGCACATTTCATAAAGACCGCCGAAGATCTCTACGAAGCGCTGATCAACTCTTCGGCACAGATTGCGTTCGGAATCGCATTCTGCGAAGCTTCGAGCGCTTGCCTTGTGCGCTTTGAAGGCAATGATCCCGATCTCGTCCAGATGGCACAAAAGTATGCCCTCGAGGTGGGCGCAGGTCATTTTTTCATCGTATTCATAAAAAACGCATTTCCCATCAATGTCCTCGGCTCGATCAAAGCATGCCCCGAGGTGGTCAATATCTTCTGTGCAACCGCAAACCCGATCGAGATTATCATCGTCGAGGGTAACCAAGGCAGAGGTGTCATCGGCGTAATCGACGGCTACACTCCAAAGGGCATTGAAGATGAAAAAGCACGCAAGGAACGTTATGATTTCCTTAGAAAAATCGGTTATAAGCTATAA
- a CDS encoding PASTA domain-containing protein produces the protein MRRAVIYSAIILAFFIVGILLANFLIMPLLVGRGEEVVVPNVCNLPLDGAIDELKSAGLEGVVVERRFDRIIEEGNTIIQEPLPDARVKKGRIINLTVSLGAETISVPYLSGVNYEQGVSIIRKIGLVVAKVDSVFSDSMEIGKIIETIPEADAEVKKGDGIRVVLSKGLIKRMPNIVGQQLSRAQVILERIGLVIGKIEEVQGSGGKGTIIVQSPEPERIVESGDTVTLIVIK, from the coding sequence ATGAGAAGAGCAGTAATCTACTCTGCTATCATCCTTGCTTTTTTCATAGTCGGTATACTCCTTGCGAATTTTCTGATTATGCCGCTTTTGGTCGGGAGAGGCGAAGAAGTTGTTGTTCCCAACGTCTGTAATCTTCCCTTGGACGGTGCTATCGATGAGCTAAAGAGCGCTGGACTGGAAGGTGTGGTTGTCGAGCGGAGATTTGACCGCATTATTGAAGAAGGAAATACTATCATTCAGGAACCGCTTCCCGATGCACGTGTGAAGAAAGGGCGGATAATAAATCTTACGGTCAGCCTGGGGGCTGAGACCATAAGTGTGCCCTACCTATCGGGAGTCAATTATGAACAGGGCGTTTCGATCATCAGGAAGATCGGTCTAGTTGTCGCGAAAGTGGATTCCGTTTTTTCAGATTCGATGGAGATCGGCAAGATCATCGAGACGATTCCGGAAGCTGATGCAGAAGTGAAGAAGGGTGATGGTATCAGAGTAGTTCTCAGCAAGGGATTGATAAAGAGAATGCCAAACATCGTTGGTCAACAATTGAGCCGCGCGCAGGTGATCCTGGAAAGAATTGGACTTGTCATCGGTAAGATAGAAGAAGTCCAGGGGAGTGGCGGCAAAGGTACGATTATCGTTCAGAGCCCCGAGCCTGAGCGTATTGTAGAAAGCGGGGACACGGTAACACTCATAGTGATCAAGTGA
- the ffh gene encoding signal recognition particle protein gives MFEGLIDRFQIVKRKILGYGRITSQELDGVFKEIRIALLEADVNYRVVKDFIAGLGEKTKGLELSKSLKPGDLVIKAVYEELVEFLGKTTRHIEFEKDGFTVISLIGLQGVGKTTTAAKLAAKYRNRNPLLVPADTKRPAAVQQLKLLAQRANAPMIPLEKDSAVATVKRAKELAGEKGYGVIIIDTAGRLHIDEPLIEEIRDIHRALKPHLRLLVADGMSGQDAVNQASMFNEKLGLDGAILTKMDGDARGGAALSIMRVADVPIFFVGTSEKLDGLEDFHPDRMAQRILGMGDVMSLVEKVKTVEAEIDQEKIKKKVMTGELNLEDFLEQLGAVKKLGPLSKIAAMMPGVKESDIDEAQFKRMEAMINSMTRRERLHPEVIDGSRKRRIAAGSGTTVADVNKMLKEFFLARDMLKKFGKGMPMKMPFKI, from the coding sequence ATGTTCGAAGGGTTAATAGATCGCTTCCAGATCGTTAAGCGTAAGATCCTCGGTTACGGCAGGATCACCAGCCAGGAACTCGATGGCGTTTTCAAGGAGATCAGAATTGCGCTGCTTGAAGCGGATGTGAATTACCGGGTGGTAAAAGATTTCATCGCCGGGCTTGGAGAGAAGACAAAAGGGCTCGAGTTGTCCAAGAGCTTGAAGCCGGGCGACCTTGTCATTAAGGCAGTATACGAAGAATTGGTGGAGTTCCTGGGTAAGACAACAAGACACATTGAGTTTGAAAAGGATGGGTTTACCGTTATAAGCCTGATCGGTTTGCAGGGTGTGGGCAAAACCACCACCGCTGCGAAGCTGGCGGCAAAGTACCGTAACCGGAATCCATTGCTCGTCCCCGCCGATACGAAAAGGCCGGCCGCGGTTCAGCAACTGAAGCTTCTTGCCCAGCGAGCTAATGCACCGATGATCCCTCTTGAGAAAGATAGTGCTGTCGCAACCGTCAAAAGGGCAAAGGAACTTGCAGGGGAGAAGGGATACGGTGTTATCATAATTGATACGGCCGGAAGATTACATATTGACGAACCGCTCATTGAAGAGATACGGGACATCCATCGAGCGCTCAAACCGCATCTTCGGTTATTGGTTGCCGATGGTATGAGCGGGCAGGATGCGGTCAATCAGGCTAGCATGTTCAATGAAAAACTCGGGTTGGATGGCGCAATATTAACGAAAATGGATGGCGACGCCCGTGGCGGCGCGGCGCTATCTATTATGCGCGTGGCAGATGTTCCAATTTTCTTTGTCGGCACCAGCGAGAAACTGGACGGACTCGAGGATTTCCATCCCGATCGCATGGCGCAGCGCATTTTGGGCATGGGTGATGTGATGAGTCTGGTCGAGAAAGTGAAGACAGTAGAGGCAGAAATAGATCAGGAGAAGATAAAGAAGAAGGTGATGACAGGGGAACTGAATCTGGAAGACTTTCTCGAGCAACTCGGTGCGGTCAAAAAACTTGGGCCTCTTTCAAAGATCGCTGCGATGATGCCTGGCGTAAAGGAGAGCGATATTGATGAGGCGCAGTTCAAGCGAATGGAGGCAATGATCAATTCCATGACCCGCCGGGAGCGGCTTCATCCAGAAGTCATCGATGGTTCACGCAAGCGAAGGATCGCCGCGGGCAGCGGTACGACCGTTGCGGATGTGAACAAAATGCTGAAGGAATTCTTCCTTGCCCGTGATATGCTCAAGAAGTTCGGCAAGGGCATGCCCATGAAGATGCCTTTTAAGATATAA
- a CDS encoding twin-arginine translocase TatA/TatE family subunit, producing the protein MNIGWQEILLILLIALLLFGAKKIPDLARGLGKGIREFKKGLSEIDKPLEPGKDEETKSAKED; encoded by the coding sequence ATGAATATTGGTTGGCAGGAAATTCTACTAATATTACTCATTGCCCTGTTGCTGTTCGGTGCGAAAAAAATCCCTGATCTCGCGCGTGGGTTGGGCAAGGGTATTAGAGAATTCAAAAAAGGCCTGAGCGAAATCGACAAACCATTAGAACCAGGAAAGGACGAGGAAACAAAAAGCGCGAAGGAGGATTAG
- the rpe gene encoding ribulose-phosphate 3-epimerase: protein MKVAPSIIAAKFTDFQNEIRSVQEAGADLLHLDVMDGVFVPNITFGPMVVEAINELTQLELDAHLMITKPENYLKQFIDAGLDWISFHCEATDKTKHCIEYIGGRKVKAGLAINPGTKFEAVRGYVEMLDYLLIMTVNPGFYGQKFMPDVLPKIKEAKKWITKHKFHCLVEVDGGINDVNATQVCSAGADIVVAGAGIFKAPDYAKAIEVLRCSKG, encoded by the coding sequence GTGAAAGTTGCGCCTTCAATAATCGCCGCAAAGTTCACTGATTTCCAGAACGAAATAAGAAGCGTACAAGAGGCTGGTGCTGATCTGTTGCATCTGGATGTTATGGATGGTGTGTTTGTACCCAACATTACTTTCGGTCCGATGGTAGTTGAGGCAATAAATGAACTAACTCAGCTTGAGCTGGATGCACATCTGATGATAACGAAGCCGGAAAATTATCTGAAACAGTTCATCGATGCCGGTCTGGACTGGATATCCTTTCACTGTGAAGCCACAGATAAAACCAAGCACTGCATTGAATACATTGGGGGGCGGAAGGTGAAAGCGGGACTTGCTATAAACCCGGGGACGAAATTCGAGGCAGTCAGGGGTTATGTGGAGATGCTCGACTATCTGCTGATCATGACCGTAAACCCTGGTTTCTATGGTCAGAAATTCATGCCAGATGTGTTGCCTAAGATCAAAGAGGCAAAAAAATGGATCACTAAACACAAATTCCATTGTCTTGTCGAAGTGGACGGCGGTATTAATGATGTGAACGCGACGCAGGTCTGCAGTGCAGGTGCAGATATAGTTGTTGCCGGTGCAGGGATTTTTAAAGCCCCCGATTATGCAAAGGCCATTGAGGTATTAAGATGTTCGAAGGGTTAA